The Brassica napus cultivar Da-Ae chromosome C7, Da-Ae, whole genome shotgun sequence genome has a segment encoding these proteins:
- the LOC125590136 gene encoding probable polyamine oxidase 5, whose protein sequence is MFCQSNLSPFIHHLRSPSFIVFHRSIHTTDRETTMTKKPRIVIIGAGMAGLTAANKLYTHSNNNTFDLSVVEGGSRIGGRINTSEFSSEKIEMGATWIHGIGGSPVYKIAEEAGSLVSDEPWECMDSTADKARTFAEGGFEVDPSVVEPISGLFNALMELAQRKKKMKEITQNDVVSGSGGIYGNATTVGSLFALMELAQGKEKEKEKDKEIPQNDVVSGIYENATSVGSFLKSAFEAYRDATGNGSLEEAIFTMFSNTQRTYTSADDLSTLDYAAESEYQMFPGEEITIAKGYVSVIHHLASVLPQGVIQLNRTVAKIEWESCEECPVKLHFSDGSVVFADHVIVTVSLGVLKAGIESDDEGGLFSPPLPEFKSDAIKRLGYGVVNKLFVEVSERNFPSLQLVFDREDSDSRFVKIPWWMRRTATIAPIHSNSKVLLSWFAGKEAIELEKLTDEEIIDGVLTTISCLTGKQVKKDTDTKPPLVNGYVNGNDDEVLRITKVLKSKWGGDPLFRGSYSYVAVGSSGDDLDALAEPLPKINKKGGEGNCHDQTKVHELQVMFAGEATHRTHYSTTHGAYYSGLREANRLLKHYKCDF, encoded by the coding sequence ATGTTCTGTCAAAGCAATCTATCTCCATTCATTCACCATCTCCGCTCTCCTTCCTTTATCGTTTTTCATCGAAGCATACACACAACCGACAGAGAGACAACAATGACGAAAAAACCGAGAATCGTGATCATCGGAGCCGGAATGGCCGGTCTCACGGCGGCGAACAAGCTCTACACCCACTCCAACAACAACACCTTCGACCTCTCCGTCGTCGAAGGCGGGTCCAGAATCGGCGGGAGGATCAACACCTCCGAGTTCTCCTCCGAGAAGATAGAGATGGGCGCCACGTGGATACACGGCATCGGCGGAAGCCCTGTTTACAAAATCGCCGAGGAGGCCGGCTCCCTCGTCTCCGACGAGCCGTGGGAATGCATGGACTCCACCGCCGATAAAGCTAGGACCTTTGCTGAAGGCGGCTTCGAGGTTGACCCTTCCGTCGTCGAACCTATCTCGGGGCTGTTCAACGCTCTCATGGAGTTAGCTCAgaggaaaaagaaaatgaaagagatcactcaaaacgacgtcgtttcggGATCGGGTGGTATTTACGGAAATGCCACTACTGTTGGGTCGTTATTTGCTCTCATGGAGTTAGCTCAggggaaagagaaagagaaagagaaagataaagagatccctcaaaacgacgtcgtttcgggtatttacgaaaatgccactAGTGTTGGGTCGTTCTTGAAATCCGCTTTCGAGGCTTACCGGGACGCAACAGGCAATGGATCGCTCGAAGAAGCTATCTTTACGATGTTTAGCAACACGCAGAGGACGTACACGTCAGCAGATGATCTCTCGACGCTTGACTACGCGGCGGAGAGCGAGTACCAGATGTTTCCAGGGGAAGAGATCACTATAGCTAAAGGCTACGTGAGCGTGATTCACCACTTGGCCTCTGTACTTCCTCAAGGTGTTATCCAGCTGAACCGAACGGTCGCGAAGATCGAGTGGGAGAGTTGTGAAGAGTGTCCCGTGAAGCTGCATTTCTCAGATGGGTCTGTTGTGTTTGCAGATCATGTTATTGTTACTGTCTCCTTAGGTGTGCTTAAGGCAGGGATTGAGAGTGATGATGAAGGAGGATTGTTTAGTCCTCCTTTGCCTGAATTCAAATCAGACGCGATCAAGAGGTTAGGTTACGGAGTTGTGAACAAGCTCTTTGTTGAAGTGTCTGAAAGGAACTTCCCGTCGTTGCAGCTTGTGTTTGACCGGGAGGATTCAGATTCTAGGTTCGTGAAAATCCCGTGGTGGATGAGGAGAACCGCGACTATAGCACCAATACACAGCAATTCGAAGGTCTTGCTTTCTTGGTTTGCAGGCAAAGAAGCTATAGAGCTCGAGAAACTTACCGATGAAGAGATTATAGATGGTGTCTTGACCACTATCTCTTGCTTGACAGGCAAGCAAGTGAAAAAGGACACTGATACTAAGCCCCCCTTGGTAAATGGCTATGTGAATGGTAATGATGATGAAGTCTTGAGAATCACTAAGGTCTTGAAGAGCAAGTGGGGAGGTGATCCTCTGTTCCGAGGCTCGTATTCTTATGTGGCCGTTGGATCAAGTGGTGATGACCTAGACGCCTTGGCTGAGCCATTGCCAAAGATTAACAAGAAGGGTGGTGAGGGAAATTGTCATGATCAAACCAAGGTTCATGAGCTTCAAGTCATGTTTGCAGGGGAAGCAACACATAGAACGCATTATTCCACAACTCATGGTGCTTACTATAGTGGATTAAGGGAAGCCAATAGGCTTCTCAAGCATTACAAATGTGATTTTTGA
- the LOC125590138 gene encoding transmembrane protein 258-like: MAATPITSPIPVAMYPTLSVVTLAIGLVITAFFFIYEATSSRKNRSLGKELAAAAVASVFLGFGSLFLLLASGVYV, translated from the exons ATG GCTGCGACACCGATTACGAGTCCGATTCCGGTGGCGATGTACCCGACTCTGTCGGTGGTCACTCTAGCGATTGGCCTCGTCATCACAGCTTTCTTCTTCAT CTATGAAGCTACATCATCCAGGAAAAACCGTAGCCTCGGGAAGGAGCTCGCGGCTGCAGCAGTAGCATCTGTTTTCTTG GGTTTTGGATCGTTGTTTTTGCTACTTGCTAGTGGTGTTTATGTCTGA
- the LOC106409493 gene encoding cytokinin dehydrogenase 4, producing MTTNPSLSIITLMTLLMCLTPTLIKSEESIDVLLPISLNLTVLTDPFSISAASRDFGNITDVNPGAVLCPSTPAEVARLLRFANGDFSYDSESTTSSPGFKVAARGQGHSLRGQASAPGGVVVNMTCLAKTAKPAAVVVLADGTYADVAAGAMWVEVLEAALARGVSPVTFTDYLYLSVGGTLSNAGIGGQVFRHGPQISNVHELDVITGKGDMVTCSPKLNPELFYGVLGGLGQFGIITRARIALEHAPTRAKWIRILYSDFSAFTRDQERLISMANDLRVDFLEGQLMMSNGIVDTSFFPLSDQTRVVSLVNDHRIIYVLEVAKYYDTTTLPIIEQVIDRLTRTLGITSEFMFVQDVPYFDFLNRVRNEEDKLRSIGLWEVPHPWLNMFVPRSRILDFHEGVIKGLLLNQTATSGVTLFYPTNRKKWNNLMSAMIPNEDVFYVIGFLQSAGGSHNFEELENLNDRIINFCDNSGIKIKEYLMHYTRKEDWIKHFGPKWNDFSRRKMMFDPEKLLSPGQDIFS from the exons ATGACTACTAATCCCAGTTTAAGCATCATCACACTAATGACGCTCTTGATGTGTCTAACTCCGACCTTAATCAAATCAGAGGAGAGCATTGATGTCCTTTTACCCATATCACTCAACCTCACCGTCCTCACCGATCCCTTCTCCATCTCCGCCGCTTCTCGCGACTTCGGAAATATCACCGATGTTAACCCCGGCGCCGTCCTCTGCCCTTCTACCCCCGCTGAGGTTGCCCGTCTTCTCCGGTTCGCAAACGGAGACTTCTCTTATGACAGCGAGTCAACAACCTCCTCGCCAGGTTTCAAGGTGGCCGCTCGCGGCCAAGGCCACTCTCTCCGTGGCCAAGCCTCTGCACCTGGCGGCGTTGTCGTAAACATGACGTGTCTCGCCAAGACGGCTAAACCAGCAGCGGTTGTTGTCTTAGCTGATGGGACTTACGCTGACGTAGCTGCCGGGGCGATGTGGGTGGAGGTTCTTGAGGCGGCGTTGGCGAGAGGGGTCTCGCCGGTTACTTTCACGGATTATCTCTATCTCAGCGTTGGCGGGACTTTGTCGAACGCTGGAATCGGTGGCCAGGTGTTTAGACACGGCCCTCAGATTAGTAACGTTCATGAACTGGACGTTATTACTG GAAAGGGTGACATGGTGACTTGCTCTCCAAAGTTAAACCCTGAACTGTTCTATGGAGTTTTAGGAGGATTGGGCCAATTTGGCATAATAACAAGAGCCAGAATTGCGTTGGAGCATGCACCAACAAGG GCGAAATGGATACGCATACTCTACAGTGACTTCTCGGCATTTACAAGAGACCAAGAGCGTTTAATATCAATGGCCAATGATCTTCGAGTTGACTTTTTAGAAGGTCAACTAATGATGTCAAACGGAATAGTTGACACCTCTTTTTTCCCACTCTCCGATCAAACAAGAGTCGTCTCTCTTGTGAATGACCACCGTATCATCTATGTTCTCGAAGTAGCCAAGTATTATGATACCACCACCCTTCCTATCATTGAGCAG GTAATCGACAGGTTAACCAGAACTCTAGGTATTACTTCGGAGTTCATGTTCGTGCAAGATGTTCCTTATTTCGATTTCTTGAATCGTGTACGAAACGAAGAAGATAAGCTCAGATCTATAGGGCTATGGGAAGTTCCTCATCCATGGCTTAATATGTTCGTTCCGAGATCTCGAATATTAGATTTTCATGAAGGTGTCATCAAAGGCCTTCTTCTCAATCAGACCGCAACTTCTGGTGTTACTCTCTTCTATCCCACAAACCGAAAAAA ATGGAACAACCTCATGTCGGCAATGATACCAAACGAGGATGTTTTTTATGTGATCGGATTCTTGCAATCAGCTGGTGGATCACATAACTTTGAAGAACTCGAGAATCTTAACGACAGGATAATCAACTTTTGCGATAACTCGGGAATTAAGATCAAAGAATATTTGATGCACTACACAAGAAAAGAAGATTGGATTAAGCATTTTGGACCAAAATGGAATGATTTCTCGAGGAGGAAAATGATGTTTGATCCAGAAAAACTATTGTCTCCGGGACAAGACATCTTTAGTTAA
- the LOC125590137 gene encoding spermidine coumaroyl-CoA acyltransferase-like: protein MANQTKPILPLLIEKKPLELIKPSKHTPSETLSLSTLDNDLFNEVMYATIYVFKANEKNQNDPVPLLRKALSELLVYYYPLSGKLMRRESDRKLQLVFWGEGVPFEVATAALNLSSLNYIENLDDQVALRLVPDIEIDYDSNVSYHPLALQVTKFACGGFTIGTALTHAVCDGFGVAQIIHALTELAAGKREPTVKPVWQRERLVGQLDNELAKVPGGHITSLLATSPYIPTSDMVTETINIRARNIKRLKDSLMRECGYPKEGFTTYEVLSSCIWKARSRALKLNLDGITVLGIAVGIRHVLDPPLPKGFYGNAYIDVYIELTVRELQEASISDIAKHVKKAKKTAYDKGYLEEELKKTERLMRDDAKFEGVSDGLLFLTDWRNIGWFGSMDFGWNEPVTLRPLTEQKSAVHIGMILRPSQLDPSMEGGVKVIMTLPRVAMVDFKREMDAVNKLYY from the exons ATGGCAAACCAAACAAAACCGATCTTACCCCTATTAATCGAAAAGAAACCACTCGAGCTTATTAAACCCTCAAAACACACTCCTTCTGAAACTCTCTCACTCTCTACTTTGGACAATGATCTTTTCAATGAAGTTATGTACGCAACAATTTACGTTTTCAAAGCCAACGAAAAGAACCAAAATGATCCTGTCCCTTTGCTTAGGAAGGCTTTGTCCGAACTTCTTGTGTACTACTATCCCCTTTCAGGCAAGCTCATGAGACGAGAGAGTGATCGAAAACTTCAGTTAGTTTTTTGGGGTGAGGGAGTTCCATTTGAGGTCGCTACTGCAGCCCTCAACCTCTCCTCTCTAAACTATATAGAAAATCTTGATGACCAAGTTGCTTTGCGCCTTGTGCCTGATATCGAAATAGACTACGATAGCAACGTCTCTTATCATCCACTAGCTTTGCAG gtgaCCAAGTTCGCATGTGGAGGATTCACCATCGGCACGGCGTTGACGCACGCCGTATGTGATGGATTTGGAGTGGCTCAGATCATCCATGCTTTAACCGAGTTGGCTGCAGGAAAGAGAGAGCCAACGGTGAAGCCGGTGTGGCAGAGAGAGCGGTTGGTCGGACAATTGGATAATGAATTGGCCAAAGTGCCTGGTGGCCATATTACTAGTCTTTTAGCCACCTCACCATATATTCCAACTAGTGATATG GTAACGGAGACAATAAACATTCGGGCTAGGAATATAAAGAGGCTTAAAGACTCTTTGATGAGAGAGTGCGGGTACCCTAAAGAGGGCTTCACTACTTATGAAGTACTTAGCTCTTGCATATGGAAAGCAAGATCTCGAGCACTGAAGCTAAACCTTGACGGGATCACTGTCCTGGGCATAGCTGTTGGAATCCGACATGTTTTAGATCCGCCACTTCCTAAAGGATTCTACGGTAACGCCTACATAGATGTCTATATCGAGTTAACCGTGAGAGAACTCCAAGAAGCATCAATCTCTGACATTGCTAAGCACGTGAAGAAAGCCAAGAAAACAGCTTATGACAAGGGATATCTGGAGGAAGAGCTAAAGAAGACGGAGAGATTGATGAGGGATGATGCAAAGTTCGAAGGGGTAAGTGATGGACTATTGTTCCTGACGGACTGGAGGAATATTGGTTGGTTCGGATCAATGGACTTTGGTTGGAATGAGCCAGTGACTCTGCGGCCATTGACCGAGCAGAAGAGTGCAGTGCATATAGGGATGATCTTGAGACCTTCACAACTTGATCCATCAATGGAAGGTGGAGTTAAAGTGATCATGACGTTGCCAAGAGTTGCAATGGTTGACTTCAAGCGAGAGATGGATGCTGTGAACAAACTTTACTATTAA